One genomic region from Ptychodera flava strain L36383 chromosome 5, AS_Pfla_20210202, whole genome shotgun sequence encodes:
- the LOC139134009 gene encoding uncharacterized protein, translating to MQSRILPRDKMEGSAALFVTSWKNNSYSPANWKLITDICENTLEKKSELSAIYCTVLDVELSEEQREDATRYGVTLIPATRPKWSQPDEDPPAINWLLNHNNYYPGLAKLEDITHVVGLYAKTHNAASAIHESLFPQAKLYLMPLKPAALFVGDSWNEDELGLTGFHRTLVQDFCERKAKAGEDLKAYSTVLDVKISDDQKKDAESCGVTLIPAQLRKEKTDDRDDPPKLEWLLNHKIYYQDLQKLENVQYVIGYAPKTGHAAADIRRKLFPGAKLVFINHTCPERNYLQAEEYSPSEFEKKMLQMASEADILFSIGPVIYDYFENAYRAEFQGRDLSNIPHEEILPRPDKCFWVKDPKLRPVTRHHILTYGQMDTQMAIEGCKSIAASIGTVANHRKAHYSSQPEWKIQGVSEKAGRIEQKILADASESPYVYPNLHPGHSTKSLLTSLQQSHLCLPSAYYWDYSFHGLEAMVFGLPTSVDEDSHLGHFVMKYLDMHVDYCVVRTGAEKLSEKMSQHLQDTPLAFKKAKALKTDMMKCEVITQSFAKFASLLKGLVHKENEEGCKDLEGKDFPVNVSLDEEMLQKRLTELEKQTQALSVQLRQLQEMKKNEVKAAWGECQQGLKRRVQDVLADEDNCNEVKKACKDKVVWIQQL from the exons ATGCAATCCAGAATTTTACCAAGAGACAAAATGGAAGGATCTGCAGCACTGTTTGTAACATCATGGAAGAACAATTCATACAGCCCAGCAAATTGGAAACTGATCACAGATATCTGTGAAAACACACTGGAGAAGAAGTCTGAGTTGTCAGCAATTTACTGCACTGTCCTTGATGTTGAACTGAGTGAAGAACAGAGGGAAGATGCAACACGATATGGAGTTACTTTGATTCCAGCTACAAGGCCAAAATGGTCTCAGCCAGATGAAGATCCACCTGCAATCAATTGGCTTCTCAATCACAACAATTACTATCCAGGACTTGCAAAGTTAGAAGATATCACACATGTGGTTGGGTTGTATGCAAAGACACACAATGCTGCATCTGCAATACATGAAAGTCTCTTCCCTCAAGCAAAACTGTATCTCATGCCTTTGAAACCTGCAGCATTATTTGTTGGAGATTCCTGGAATGAAGATGAGTTAGGTCTGACAGGATTTCACAGAACTCTTGTCCAAGATTTCTGTGAAAGGAAGGCCAAGGCAGGAGAAGATCTGAAAGCCTACTCTACTGTACTTGATGTCAAAATCAGTGATGACCAGAAGAAAGATGCTGAGAGCTGTGGTGTTACCTTGATTCCAGCACAGCTGAGGAAAGAGAAAACTGATGACAGAGATGATCCTCCAAAGTTAGAATGGCTGCTGAATCACAAAATCTACTACCAAGACCTGCAGAAATTAGAAAATGTCCAGTACGTCATTGGTTATGCTCCAAAGACAGGACATGCTGCTGCTGATATCAGGAGAAAACTCTTTCCTGGCGCAAAGCTAGTTTTCATCAATCATACTTGTCCAGAACGTAACTACCTGCAAGCTGAAGAGTACAGTCCGTCTGAATTTGAGAAAAAGATGCTGCAAATGGCAAGTGAGGCAGACATACTGTTCTCCATTGGTCCTGTCATCTATGATTATTTTGAGAATGCATACCGGGCCGAATTTCAGGGAAGAGACTTGTCAAACATTCCACATGAGGAGATTCTTCCACGGCCAGACAAGTGTTTCTGGGTGAAAGATCCAAAGTTAAGGCCAGTCACACGACACCACATACTGACATATGGTCAGATGGATACACAGATGGCCATAGAAGGGTGCAAGTCTATTGCAGCTTCCATTGGTACTGTGGCCAATCATCGAAAAGCACATTATAGCAGCCAACCAGAGTGGAAGATACAAGGAGTCTCTGAAAAAGCTGGCAGGATTGAACAGAAGATTTTAGCTGATGCATCAGAAAGTCCGTATGTGTACCCAAATCTCCATCCAGGGCACTCAACAAAATCCCTACTAACTTCTCTACAACAGTCTCATCTCTGTCTGCCTTCAGCATACTATTGGGATTACAGCTTTCATGGTTTGGAAGCGATGGTATTTGGTTTGCCAACTTCAGTCGATGAGGATTCTCATCTAGGTCactttgttatgaaatatttagatatgcacgttgattaTTGTGTTGTCAGAACTGGTGCAGAAAAACTGTCAGAGAAAATGTCGCAACATCTACAAGACACACCTCTCGCTTTCAAGAAGGCAAAGGCTCTGAAAACTGATATGATGAAATGTGAAGTTATAACTCAAAGTTTTGCcaaatttgcatcattattAAAAGGACTAGTTCATAAAGAAAATGAAGAAGGCTGCAAAGACCTGGAGGGAAAAG ATTTCCCCGTTAATGTATCCTTGGATGAAGAGATGCTGCAAAAACGTCTCACAGAACTAGAAAAACAAACCCAAGCTCTCTCTGTACAACTTAGACAGCTGCAGGAAATGAAAAAGAATGAGGTGAAGGCCGCATGGGGAGAATGTCAACAAGGACTGAAACGCAGAGTGCAAGATGTGCTGGCAGATGAGGACAATTGCAATGAAGTCAAGAAAGCCTGCAAGGACAAAGTGGTCTGGATCCAACAACTGTGA